Proteins from one Telopea speciosissima isolate NSW1024214 ecotype Mountain lineage chromosome 1, Tspe_v1, whole genome shotgun sequence genomic window:
- the LOC122648919 gene encoding putative pentatricopeptide repeat-containing protein At5g59900, which yields MKFPSPSLVRNHNFWKRVRNLCYSSSRRSTGDDEEEEGFVSILRNIVVGRDSWKISFNNSFISKRLMPRHVEKVLMQTIDDAKLALRFFNFLGLHKNFHHSTLSFCIVIHALVHSDLYWPASSVMQTLLLRHLTPMDVFESLMNAYEQCRFSSSLGFDILVQEYVQNKRILDAVTVVKLMRQHRLLPEVRTFSAVLNGLARIRRFDIVLDIFGEILRFGVRPDFYVYTAVVRSFCELKDFSGARNVIHHMESDGSNLSTVTYNVLIHGLCKKQKVWEAVEVKNSLRHKGLQADIVTYCTLILGLCKVEEIGVASAMMDELLELGLVPSEAACSCLVDALRRKGNIAEAFALVEKLGKMGIIPNLFAYNALINSLCKDGKVDEAESLFTKTGENGLFPNDVTYSIMIDSFCKRGKLDAALCLIDRMAKTGIQATVYPYNSLIGEYCKLGDLKKAGYVFDEMISKGLPPTVVTYTSLISGHCRKGCLHEAFKLYHEMSERGISPNTYTFTALISGLCQANLMVEANMLFFEMLEQNVIPNEVTYNVLIDGHCKDGDTVRAFELLDEMVTKGLTPDTYTYRPLISGLCLTGRVSEAKEFVDDLQRENSRLNVICYSPLLQGYCEQGRIQDAFDACKRMVEAGIDMDLVCYGVLIHGVLKQHDMARLSGLLSEICDQGLRPDEVIYTSMVDAYCKQGNLTKALGLWDKMAGEGCLPNVVTYTILINGLCKAGFVDKAELLCKEMLARNLLPNQITYGCFLDCLTKEGEMEKAVQLHKALVEGFLANTVTYNILIRGFCKLGRTQDAAELLIEMVGNGISSDCISYSTIIYECCRRGDLQEALELWNSMLNKGLKPDTLAYNFLIYGFCVNGELTRAFELRDDMLRRQVKPNWVTYNALIHGTCLMSSFSFIKRQ from the coding sequence ATGAAGTTCCCTAGTCCTTCCCTCGTCCGAAACCATAATTTCTGGAAAAGAGTGAGAAATCTCTGCTACTCGTCCAGCAGGAGATCCACTGGAGACGacgaggaggaagaagggtttgTAAGTATTCTGAGAAACATTGTAGTGGGGAGGGATAGCTGGAAAATCTCTTTCAACAACAGTTTCATCTCAAAGAGGTTAATGCCTCGCCATGTCGAAAAGGTTTTGATGCAAACCATCGATGATGCGAAGTTAGCCCTTAGGTTCTTCAATTTCCTCGGCCTCCACAAAAATTTCCATCACTCCACGCTCTCTTTTTGTATCGTAATTCATGCTTTGGTTCACTCTGATCTTTATTGGCCTGCGTCTTCGGTTATGCAAACTCTTTTGCTTCGTCACCTGACTCCTATGGATGTTTTCGAATCCTTGATGAATGCTTACGAACAATGCCGGTTTTCTTCGAGTCTTGGGTTTGATATATTGGTTCAAGAATATGTCCAGAACAAAAGAATTCTGGATGCTGTTACAGTCGTTAAGCTTATGAGGCAGCACAGATTGCTGCCTGAGGTTAGAACTTTCAGCGCAGTATTGAATGGGTTAGCTAGAATTAGGCGTTTTGATATCGTTCTGGATATATTTGGTGAGATCTTAAGGTTTGGTGTTCGTCCGGATTTTTATGTTTACACGGCGGTGGTTCGTAGCTTTTGTGAATTGAAGGATTTTTCTGGGGCTAGGAATGTAATTCATCACATGGAATCCGATGGGAGTAATTTGAGCACCGTGACCTATAATGTCTTGATCCATGGTCTCTGCAAGAAGCAGAAAGTATGGGAGGCTGTTGAGGTGAAGAATTCGTTGAGGCACAAAGGATTGCAAGCTGACATTGTGACGTACTGTACCCTAATTCTTGGCCTTTGCAAGGTGGAAGAAATTGGAGTGGCTTCGGCAATGATGGATGAATTGCTCGAATTAGGACTTGTGCCCAGTGAAGCTGCTTGCTCCTGCCTGGTTGATGCGTTGAGGAGAAAGGGGAATATTGCAGAGGCTTTTGCTCTGGTTGAGAAGCTGGGAAAGATGGGAATAATACCCAATTTGTTTGCCTACAATGCCTTGATTAACTCTTTATGCAAAGATGGGAAGGTGGATGAAGCAGAGTCACTTTTTACCAAGACGGGAGAGAATGGTCTGTTTCCCAATGATGTTACTTACTCGATCATGATTGATTCTTTCTGCAAAAGAGGGAAACTGGATGCTGCACTCTGTCTGATTGATAGAATGGCGAAGACAGGGATACAAGCAACTGTATATCCCTACAATTCTCTGATTGGTGAATACTGTAAGTTGGGAGATTTGAAGAAGGCAGGGTATGTGTTTGATGAAATGATTAGCAAGGGATTGCCACCAACTGTTGTGACTTACACATCATTGATAAGTGGGCATTGCAGGAAAGGTTGTCTACATGAAGCTTTTAAGCTTTACCATGAAATGTCTGAGAGAGGTATCTCACCAAACACTTATACGTTCACTGCACTCATTAGTGGTCTTTGCCAAGCAAACTTGATGGTCGAAGCGAATATGTTGTTCTTTGAAATGTTGGAACAGAATGTAATCCCTAATGAAGTAACTTACAATGTCTTGATTGATGGACACTGCAAGGATGGCGATACAGTAAGAGCCTTTGAACTTCTTGATGAGATGGTTACGAAGGGTCTAACACCTGATACATACACCTATAGGCCTCTGATAAGTGGTCTTTGTTTGACAGGCAGAGTGTCTGAAGCCAAAGAATTTGTCGATGACCTCCAAAGAGAAAACTCTAGACTTAATGTGATATGTTATAGTCCACTTTTACAGGGATATTGTGAACAAGGAAGGATACAGGATGCCTTTGATGCTTGTAAAAGGATGGTGGAAGCAGGAATTGACATGGATCTAGTTTGCTATGGTGTGCTTATTCATGGTGTTCTGAAACAGCATGATATGGCAAGATTATCTGGGCTACTTAGTGAAATCTGCGATCAAGGTTTGAGGCCTGATGAGGTAATTTATACAAGCATGGTAGATGCGTATTGCAAACAAGGAAACCTTACAAAGGCGCTTGGGCTTTGGGATAAGATGGCTGGTGAAGGGTGCCTTCCAAATGTTGTAACATACACGATCCTGATAAATGGATTGTGTAAAGCAGGGTTTGTGGACAAAGCTGAGCTGCTTTGTAAGGAAATGCTAGCTAGGAACTTGCTTCCAAATCAAATCACTTATGGTTGTTTCCTTGACTGCCTCACAAAGGAGGGAGAAATGGAGAAAGCTGTGCAGCTACATAAAGCATTAGTTGAAGGGTTTTTAGCTAACACTGTAACTTATAATATACTTATTCGAGGTTTCTGCAAATTAGGTAGAACTCAGGATGCTGCTGAGCTCCTTATTGAAATGGTAGGCAATGGTATTTCTTCAGATTGTATTAGTTACTCAACAATTATTTATGAGTGCTGCAGAAGGGGTGATTTGCAGGAAGCTTTAGAGCTGTGGAATTCAATGCTGAATAAGGGGTTGAAGCCAGATACTTTGGCATATAATTTTTTGATATATGGGTTCTGTGTTAATGGAGAATTAACTAGGGCTTTTGAATTACGTGATGACATGTTGAGAAGGCAAGTGAAACCAAATTGGGTAACATACAATGCTCTCATTCATGGAACCTGCTTGATGAGTTCTTTCTCATTCATCAAACGTCAGTGA
- the LOC122644761 gene encoding cytokinin riboside 5'-monophosphate phosphoribohydrolase LOG7-like gives MGEETKSRFKRICVFCGSSSGKKTSYQEAAVELGKELVERRIDLVYGGGSVGLMGLVSQAVHDGGRHVLGVIPRTLMPREITGETVGEVRAVSDMHQRKAEMARQADAFIALPGGYGTLEELLEVITWAQLGIHQKPVGLLNVDGYYNSLLCFIDKAVDEGFISPSARRIIVSAPTAKQLVRELEEYVPEYDEITSKLIWEVERLSYDP, from the exons atggGAGAAGAGACAAAGTCGAGGTTCAAGAGGATTTGCGTGTTCTGTGGTAGCAGTTCAGGGAAGAAAACAAGTTATCAAGAAGCTGCGGTTGAGTTGGGAAAGGAACTG GTGGAACGAAGGATTGATTTGGTTTATGGTGGTGGAAGCGTGGGATTAATGGGTCTTGTTTCTCAGGCTGTTCATGATGGTGGTCGCCATGTTCTAGG GGTTATTCCCAGAACTCTCATGCCTAGAGAG ATTACTGGTGAGACTGTTGGAGAAGTGAGAGCTGTATCTGATATGCACCAGAGGAAAGCTGAGATGGCTCGTCAAGCTGATGCCTTCATTGCTCTTCCTG GTGGGTATGGAACTCTTGAAGAACTGTTGGAAGTCATTACTTGGGCTCAGCTTGGGATCCATCAAAAACCT GTGGGCCTTTTGAATGTGGATGGATACTACAATTCCTTGTTGTGTTTCATAGATAAGGCAGTTGATGAAGGCTTTATCTCTCCTTCTGCACGACGTATTATCGTATCTGCCCCGACCGCGAAACAATTAGTGAGGGAGCTTGAG GAATATGTACCAGAATATGATGAGATTACATCCAAGTTGATATGGGAGGTAGAGAGACTAAGCTACGATCCCTGA